TGTCCGACATCAGGTTCTGGGCGATGACATCCGCTTCAAAATGGGCGACAGAACCGGCTTTTGATGCCGGAACGTTTGTTGCGTCGCCGATGATGTACATGTTTTCGTATTTTTTCGACTTCAGCAGTTCCTTGTCCGTGTCAATAAAGCCGGTTACGTCGGAAACTTCAGAATCGATGAGGAACTGCTGCCCGAGGTTCGGGGGAATCGTCACCAGCAGATCATAGGGAATTTCGTCGCCCGTTACCGAGCTGATCACTGCGCGGTCGGCTTCAACGCTGTCCACGCTCCAGTTTGTTGTAACCTTGATGCCCTTTTTTTCGCAAAGCGCGCCAAGAATGTTGTTTGCCACAGGCTTGGTAAACGCGCCGGTAAGGGGCGTGACAAGCTCGATCTCAACATTGTCGCGCACACCCATTTTTTGCAGATACCAGTCGGCCATATACACAAATTCCAGCGGCGCAACCGGGCACTTGATGGGCGTTTCGCAAATGTGCAGAACAAGTCTGCCCTTCTTGAAATGCTTCATCTTTTCGTAAAGTGCCGCTGCACCGTCATGGGTGTAGAAGTTGTGAATCTTGCCGCCCCAGTCGTCCATCAGACCGGGTACTTCGTCAGGAGCGATGCGCGCGCCAGAGGCAACAACAATCCAGTCATAGGTATGCGTGCTGTTTTTGCATTCAACCTTACGCTGTACGGGATCAACAGCGGTGATCGTATCTAGCACAAAATTGACACCGCGGCTGATAAAATCCTTTTTGGGACGAACGCAACCCTGCGGGGTGTCAACCCCAAACGGAACCAGAAGCCAGCCGGGCTGGTAATGGTGGACCGGGTCACGATCAATAAGCGTTATTTCCCATTCTCTTTCACTCAAGAGCTTTCTCATTTTTGTGGCGATCATGGTTCCGCCAGCGCCAGCACCAAGAATAAGCAATTTTTTCATTCAGTTAGCCCCAATGCTAAAAACAAGACCAGGTTTCCCTACTACGTGCAACCAATACCGTTGCGAACACATTACATAGTAAGACAGTATTGTTTTTGTTCTTAGCACAGGATGTTTCCAGCTGCACTATTTATGTCAATAAAACTAGATAAATATTATTTAATACCTACTTACTAGGTATTTTTAATTGTCACCAAAACGAGGCAGAACGGGGGTTGCCTCGCTCTGACTTTTGTGCATGTAATCGGCTAGGATATTTTGAATTTTTTAAAACTGGTGAGGCTGGCGCAGAAACAGCAGTATCGAGTAGATAAAAATATAATAATAGCATATTGTTATATAAAAATTCGCTGATAAATGGGACAGCATCGCCCCCAGTTGCAAGCAAGCCAAAGTACGCTCCACATGCCGTAAATTACGTCTACCCTGAACGCAAAAAAATGGGCCCCAGCTGTCGCCAGAGGCCCATTTTTTACCAGAAGCTTGATGCGGCCTGATCAAACACCGCACTATACGCTATAATTACAGCATGTTACGCATCTTAACGATGAAAGAACAAGCCCCATGCAAGTCAATCGGGCGTACCAGTGGAGTCGTGTTCCTTTCTGACCAGTTCTATGGCCGCCTTGCCCGTCATGTGCTCGATGGCAAGCTCTACGACACATACCTTACTGAAAAATTTGTCTATTTCCTTCAGTCTGCCCTGCTCATGGTCGGGCGAATACTTAGCCGCCAAAATTTCGAGGGCTGTTCTTTTTTCCACCTCGTTTTCCAGAATACGTATTTTGCCAAAGGCGATGACGCTTCGAAAGTGCGTGGTGAAATCTTGCGGAATTACATTATCCTGACTGATAACACAAAATGAAGCCTTCTGGTTTTGTGCAATGGCGTCCATTTTGTGACCAGATTGTGCGCAGTGAAAGTATATTTTTGAATCACTGTATGCATAACTGAGCGGCACAGCATAGGGATACCCCCCGTCGCCAGACACGGCCAGAACGCCGGATGTTCCGTTATTGAGAATTTCAATGTTTTCCTCATGAGACAACATCTGTTTTTTGCGTCGCATTTCCCTGAACATGCAAAACACCCCTATGGATGTGATTGAAAAAGAGAATCCCAGCTCCAATATCATGAAAACAGCTTTAGCCCGGCCATGCCTGTCACAATCAGGGCGACACTGAGCAAACGCATGACCGCCGCCGACTCTCCAAACAGCACAATGCCCACAACAACCGTGCCCACCGCACCAATGCCTGTCCAGATCGCATAGGCAGTGCCCAACGGAAGTGTTTTCATGGCTATGGACAAAAGCCACAAGCTTGCGGCCATGGCGGCAAGGGTCATAAGACTTGGCCAAAAGCGCGAAAACCCCTCGGTATACTTTAACCCAACAGCCCACACGGTTTCCAGCAGCCCTGCAAAAAATAAAATAAGCCAGCTCATGAGTACTCCCCGTTTATGAGGTCGTCCTCGTGAGATGGCTATGCTGATGGGTCGTCCCATCAGTTGGGGCATATACCCCACAAACATCATGTCAGCAAGTTTGCGTCAGGCTGGATAAAGCCGGAAAGCCTGGCGCTGAAGGTCATTGCGCTTTACCATTGTTGTCACAGCCAGCAGGGTCCATGCCGCTGCGGGAGTTTCGCAAGGGGGAAGCCCAACGTCCTCCTCCTGCGCATGAACCCTGTTGAACGCTAGCTGGACGACTGGTTCTGCCAGTCTGAAATGCGCTGCATTTTTTGCCCAGAAAAATCTTTTGTCACCTGATCCATGAGCCAGTGAAGAGATTTACCGCGCAGATAGTTGCGCATCTTATCTTCAGCTTCAGACATGACCACCTTGATCAGGCAGGGGCATTTGGGCGGGGTAAGGGAATATTCGTTGTTGAACAGGGCGTTTTTTTGCCGGATTTCCGCGCACTGAAAAATATAGGCCGCTCCCTCCACTGCCTCCACAATATCCCAAAACGAAATATCGCTCGCGGGGCGCGCCAGCTCATAGCCGCCCTTAACTCCGGGCACAGAACGCACAATACCCCCCTTGCGCAGGCGGGTGAACACTTTCGACAGGTACGTTTCTGAGATACCATGAAGAGCAGAAAGCTCCCTTATGCCGATAACCTTGCCCTGCGGGAGCCCATGCAAATAAAAAAGAGAATGAAGGGCGTACTCTACGCCAACGCTGAACTGCAATCGCCTATCCTCGCTATTAAAGATATTTAATATAAATAATGGTTCATAGACCACGGCAAGTCAAGTCCCAGTCTGATTAATCAATTAATTTAGCCAGTTATTTTTTTAAAAATTGTTTTACCTGACAAATGTAAAACCCTTGACGGGCAGGGCTGTTTGATTTAGGTCTATTACAGATAATAATTATCCACAATATACACAAAACCAAACGGAGAGCAAAAATGCTTAGTAAAGAATTTCATGATGTTATTTCAGAAGAAGGTATTGTAGCCATTGTAAGCTGGGGCACCGATGAGCCGCATGTGGTCAACACATGGAACTCCTACCTGATTATTCCCGATGACAAGACCATTCTTATTCCCGCTGCCGGCATGCGCAAAACGCAGGCCAACACCGAGGTGAATAACAAGGTAAAGCTGACTGTTGGCAGCAGGGAAGCCCATGGCAAAAAAATGGGCAGGGGTTTTCTTATCGAAGGCACTGCAGAATTTTTGCAGTCTGGATCGGCATATGACCAGATGAAAGCAAAGTGCCCCTTTACCAGCCGCGTTCTTGTAGTGACTGTGACATCCATCAAAAAAACGCTTTAGTTACATCAAAAAAATTTGCCGAGAATTTTGGAATGATGGAGTACTTCCCCCACTAAAAGCAGGCCTGAGACAACCTCGGTTTTTTCATAGCCACACAGTGCGCTTGCACCGTGTGGCTATTTTTATCTTCACATAATTTATTTTTACCCAGTCCGTTATTTTTTACAGCAACCACTTGCCCACCGATTTTCCAGCTATTTCAGCAATATCTTTATAAACATCTTTATCAAAGGCATCGCCACTGTTTGAAAAAAAGGCTTTTTGCCCTGACAAAAAGCGGTGATAAATCCCCCGCACGGAGGCTCTGGCAATGATGTTCGCAAAGCGTTATCCCTGTTCCAGGCACCCATGTACGATTCGTCTGCAATTACATAAAAATTATTCAGGTAATTTCACTTACGCAATAAAGCGTTGTCTCAGATTGCCGATAAGAGAATAATAACAACGCATCCATTCCGGCATGGAGAACAAAATATGTTCAAAGAGTGCAGCATCAAGTGGAAAGTCCTTGGCGTGGCCCTGCTCGGCCCGCTGGTTATTGCTGTTATCATGGCCTGGGAAAGGCTGGATGACATCCACAGTGGCGCTGAAGACGCCATTCTGGAAAAAAGCCGTACCATCGTGCTGATGGCTGAGGCCACTCGCAACGAGATGGCCCGCAAGCTCGAGCTGGGCATAATGAAGCCTTTTGACCAGCTGCCAGCCGACAAGGTTCTTGATGCTGTTCCTGTGGTCACGGCCATGCGCATGGCTGCCCAGAATTCAAAGGAAGCTGGCTACGAATTCAGGGTTCCCAAGGTGCAGCCCCGCAACCCTGTAAACACTCCCACAGAGCTTGAACTCAAGGTGTTGAAGCAGCTTGAAGATAAGGGGCTGTCGGAATTAGTTATTCGCGAACCAGACAAGATCCGCTTTTTCCGTCCCATCCGGCTCACCAAGGAATGCCTTTTCTGCCACGGCAACCCCGCGGGAGAAAAAGACGCCATTGGCGGCACCAAGGAAGGCTGGAAAGAAGGCGAAATTCACGGAGCATTTGAAGTTATCAGCTCGCTGGAAAAGGCCAACAAGCAAACTGCCATGGCCAAAATCAGCGTTACAGCGTGGACGGCTGGCACACTTGCTCTGCTGGCAGCTATTGCATGGATGTTGCTGCGCAGCGGCATAATCAATCCGCTTGATCGTATCAGAAAATTTGCTGGCGCTGTTGCCCAGGGCAACCTCAACGCCCGTCCTGACGGAGAATTCCACGCAGAGCTTGCCGATGTGAAAGATGCCATTGAGACCATGGTGGGCAACCTCAAGGTCAAGATGGACGAGGCCGACGCCCGTGGCAAGGAAGCAGCGGAACAGGCTGTGCGCGCAGAAAATGCTCTTGTAGTGGCCAACCAGCAGGGAGAACGCGTTTCAACCCTTCTGACCCATATGCAGACTGTGGCCCGTCAGGCCATAACGATCGCGCAACAGGTTTCGCAGTCGGCAGAGGCCCTTGCCACACAGGTTGGGCAGGTCACCTCTGGCGCGCGGCAGCAGCAAACCCGGTCTTCTGAAACTGCCACAGCCATGGAAGAAATGAACGCAACGGTCCTTGAAGTTGCGCGCAGCTCTGCCAGTTCGGCTGCCAGCGTTGACCAGGCCCGCACCATGGCCGCCCGGGGTGAACAGGTGGTTATTGAAGCCGTAAACGCCATTCGCGCTGTACACACCCAGACCAGCGAACTGCAGGGTGCCATCTCAAACCTTGGCAGCCAGGCCGAGGGAATCAGCCGCATCATGAACGTTATTTCCGACATTGCAGACCAGACCAACCTGCTTGCGCTCAATGCCGCCATTGAAGCGGCCCGAGCTGGCGATGCCGGTCGGGGCTTTGCCGTTGTTGCCGACGAAGTGCGCAAACTGGCAGAAAAAACCATGCAGGCCACTAACGAAGTAGGCTCGGCCATCCAGTCCATTCAGCAGGGTACGCAAGCCAGCCTGCAGGGTATGGAAAAGGCAGCCCAGGCTGTTGAACAGGCCACATCGCTTGCGCACCAGTCCGGCGAGGCTCTCAAGCAGATTGTGGTTCTTACTGAAGACAATTCAGATCAGGTTCGCTCTATTGCCACCGCCGCCGAACAGCAGTCTGCCACCAGCGAAGAAATCAACCGCGCGGTTGACGATGTAAGCCGCATCGCCACCGAGACTGTTAACGGCATGGCCCAGGCGGGCACTGCTGTTACGCGCCTTGCCGAGCTTGTGCATGATCTCGAGGGCCTCATCGATAAACTTGAAGCCGCAGGCAAGGGCCACGACAAGTAACAAGAGCTTTTCAGCAACCGGCCTAACTCACCAGTCAAATACAAAAGCGGCGAGATACTGCAAGGTACATCGCCGCTTTGTTTATGGCGCCATTGTCTCAATACAGCCGGGCCTGCTGGGTAACCGTGACAGGCATCAATGACAGGGCCGCCCTTTATGGCGGCCCGGACGGTGTTCGGCGGAGTTTTGCGGGCTGGGGGATTTGCCGTCGCCGCGATGGTTGTGGNNNNNNNNNNGCGCGCGCCCCTGACTGTATTCAGCTGATTTTTTCGGGCTTGCGCTTTTGCCATGCCCGCAATGGTTGTTTGCGTCCTGTCAGACGTTACCACCACAAGAGTTCGGTTTGTACCGCACCAGTTACTGCTTGTGCCCTTCATGCCCGGTGGGAGCCGGGTCTGCAGCCGGAGGAGTCTGGCCCATGGCATCATGCTTCATACCGCCCATCATACCGCCGCCCATCATACCGCCGCCCATCATGCCGCCCATCATACCGCCGTGCAGGTCTTTGATGCCAAAATCTTTTGTGATCTTGTCTTCAAAGGCTTCACGCTCTGACTTGATTTTGCTGACAAGCTGCGCAAGCTCGGTGGCAGTCTTGCTTACAGCCTTCACATCGGGGTTTGCCGCATGCTGCAGGGCTTTCAGTTCCTCATGTTTTACAAACAGGGCCTGCTGAAGGGGATCAAGTTTTTTGCTGTAATCCTTGAGGGCCGCGTCAAACGGGGCCATCTGTTCGGGCTTCAGCTGACCTTTGACATGCTTTACCATACCGGGGGGGATTGCCCCCATTCCCATATGCGGCATCATGGGGCCCATTTCAGAACCACCCATCATGCCGCAACCTCCCATCCCCATTTTGCCGTCCATGGCTGCCGCTGTTGTTGAATAGACAGCGGTGCCAATCATTGTGGCGGCCAAAAGGATGGGAAGAATAATTTTTGAAGATTTCATGATACCTCTCCGTGTTGGGGGGTGTTTGCGCGACTGCTTTTAAATCCACTTCTATTACATAGCCAATTGATATGAAATGTCCAGTCCTCAGTGTGCAGATACTGGATCTGCCTGCCGCCATCGAGCCAAGCAGGGGCTCGCTGGTGGGTTAGACCACCCTGACATTAAGCATCATGCCTTGATCTTCGTGTTCAAGGTTATGGCAATGGAAGAGGAATAACTGCTCTCCCGGATATTGCGGGCGTGAAAAATCTATGCTCACAGAAACAGTCTCGCCGGGCCAGACCAGTACGGTATCCTTGTAGCCGAGGTCCGTAGCCAGCCGCCCTTGAGCATCCACAGCCCGCTTTTTAACCTGTTCGGGGCTGCCGCTTCTTTGCTGCACCCGGTAAAAGTACCCATGAAGATGCATGGGGTGAGGCATGCTGGCCTTGGCATTGCTGATATGCCAGATTTCCGGCCCACGCCTGTTAACAACGATGGGGGCACTATCCATATCAAAGGTCAGGTCATTAATGGTCCAGCCCCCCATGTGACGCATTGCCAGGCTGATGGGGCGCTCCAGCCCTCCGGAGGGCGGCTCGGGCATGTCGGGCAAACGCGTTGGCGGTTTTCTGGTATACACCACTGCCCTATCAACCAACAGCCGCGCAATGGGGTAACTGACGCCTTCTTCCAGCACACCATGCGTTCCGTGGCCGCCGCCATGTCCACCCGCGCTCATGACGTGACCTTCACCACCCTGAGCGTGATTCATGGAGGCGCCACCCACGGCATGCCCCATGTTCATCATGCCGCCCATTCCCATCATGTCGCCTTCATTGTGCATGGAATCAAAAGGCATGTTCTGGAGAAATACTTCCTGCCCCGGGGCAAGCGAGCTCATGTCCAGCAGCACGTCCGCACGTTCTCCCGGCGCAAGAAACAGGCCGTCAGTCTGCTGCGGCGCAGGCAGAAAGCCCCCATCGTTGCCGATCAGCAGGAAGGGAAGCTGCCTGCCGTCTGCAACAAACGAAAGGTTGTAAATGCGTGCGGTTGATCCATTGAGCAGGCGGAAGCGGTACAGTCGCGTAGAAGTTTTGAGTGTGGGGCTGCTCTGCCCGTTGACCAGTATGGTGTCTCCCAGGTAGCCCATCATCAGGTCATCCCTTGATGGAGAATAATCAAGAAGTCCCTGGTGGGTAAGGCGCTTGTCCTGAATCACCATGGGAATATCCGTTTCGCCCAGCTGCAGATCAAGCTCTTTGGCAAGGGCTTCTTCCTCATCATCGCGTACTATGAAGAAGGAAGCCAACCCCATGTAGGCCTGTTTTGCTGTCAGGCCGTGAGGGTGTGGATGATACCAGTAGGTACCGGCCCGGTTGGTGATGGGGAATGAGTATTCATAACTGCCGTTTGGCCCAATGGCGTATGATGGATGCCCTGCCTGCTTCCAGGGGCAATCTACGCCATGCCAGTGAATTATGGTGGGCTCTTGCAGACTGTTTACAAGCGTTGCTTCAAAAGGTTGCCCCTTGCGCAGCACAAGAACAGGATTCAGGTACGCCTCTCCTTTATGCCTGGCCGAATAGACAAGCATGGGCGCGCCTGTGGCTGGCAGGGCTCCTTTAACCTCCGCAGCCGTAAGGGTGAGCTTTCCTTCGGGGGTCAGCAGACCAAACAGACCTTGCCTGCCCGGCACAGGTAACCGGGCAGAGCCGAAGTTGCCGGTTGCGGCTTGAGGCAGTGCAAACAGGCCAAGATCGGCCCCAATGGCGAGCATGAGTGCCCGGGTTGAAAGAGAAATGAAATCTCTGCGGCTTTGCTGCATCTGGCACCTCTCAGAATGGTTATCCATGCAACCTTGAGTACAACCGATGAGACAAAAAGCTGGTTTAAGACTAGTATAGACATGTCATGGTGACAAGTATGCTGATAATTTTTTATGTGCTTTCTTTTTTGATGTATTTACACAAAGCGTGTGTAAGGCTGGCGCATATTGCGGATGGTACGGCCTCAAAAAAGGAGACTGAATGCTCTCTTGTATAATAAAATCATCATGATGCAGTTTATGACAAGATACTACGATTACAAAATATGACAAAAAGCAGAAAATCCAGCCCCTAAAAAAATGGCCCCCTGGATTTTCCAGAGAGCCTTGCTGGATTAGGCATGTAAACACGCAATTACGATCATTTGCCAAGGGCCTTTGCAAAAAAGTCGTTCAGCTTGCCAAAGGGGATGAGCGAAACCCGGTCGTACAAGTCAACATGACCTGCTCCCGGCACAATAAACAACTCCTTGGGCTCTGCCGCCAGATTGTACGCTTCTTCGCTAAATTCAATGGAATGCGCATCCTCACCCGCGATAAACAGCAAGGGGCGGGGAGAAATGGTTTCCATGTCATTGAAGGGATAAAAATTCATGAATTTAACGTTGCTGGTCAGCGTAGGATGTGTCGTGAGCAGGCGTGAAGACCCCTTGGGGGTATACTCCCCACGGGGGGTGCGGTAAAATTCGTAAAACTCGCGTTCAATGGGGTGTGCATCGGCTTTCAGCTCGTCGACTGTGCCGCTTGTGTACTTTGCGGGCTTGCCGGAAAACTCCTGATAGCGCTGCGCTGCCGCCTCCTCAAGTATCTGTTTTCTCTGTTCCAGAGTCAGAGAATGTCTGAGGGCATTACGGTTTGCTCCGCCCATGTCGTACATGCTGATTGTGGCAACAGCCTTGAGGCGCGGATCAATCTTCGCAGCGCTGATTGCAAAGCCGCCGCTGCCGCAAATGCCAATCACGCCAATTTTTTCTCGATTCACAAAGGGCCGGGTGCCAAGATAGTCAACGGCTGCGCTAAAATCTTCTGCATATATGTCGGGTGAAACCGCATTTCTGGGTTGTCCCTCACTTTCGCCCCAAAATGAAAGATCGATGGCCAGTGTGACAAACCCCAATTCTGCCATCTTTGTTGCGTAAAGGGTTGCGCTCTGTTCCTTAACCGCCCCCATGGGATGCCCCACAACTATTGCGGGAAGCTGCTCGTCTTTTTTTACATTGGCAGGCAAAAATAGGTTACCGGCAACAGTCATGTCATACTGGTTTTTAAAACCCACCTTCTGCATTTTTACATTCGTGCTTTTATAAAAGTTGTCAGCATCAGCCGGCTTGTCCATAGCGTGGGCGACACTGACAAATCCACAAGCCAACCCTGCAGCACACATCACAACAACTTTCTTTAACAAGGCTATCATTACAGTCTCCTTTCAATCATGGTGGCGTTCGGCACACTGTTTGTGCATAAAAACGCAGACAGGCTAACAAACTGCAGACCTGTTGCCTGTTACTATGACTTTGGAAGACCGCGCTGAAGGCATATTTCTCTCTAAAGATTGCCCATTTCTCTTTTTTAAACGCCATCATATTGAAGTTCGATCAAAATTCATGTCAAAAACGACCAAAATCTGGAGGTTAGCACAATGTCTACCATGGTCGAACTGTTGAGCGAACTTGCCACCGTTGATGGAGGCGCTGTGGAGTCAAAATATGCTGGCGTAAGATTTTTCAAGGAATCCCGGCATGTCCGTTGCCGCCCCCTGCTGTACAACCCAGGGATCTGCATAGTTGCATCGGGATATAAGGTTGGCCACGTGGGTGATGTGTCATTCAGGTATGATGCGAACAACTACCTGGTGACATCTGTGGTCATGCCGGTTGAATGCGAATCATTCGCCACAGAAAGTGAACCTCTGCTCGGATTGTATATTGATATAGATATAGCACAGCCAAACCTGATGATTAGCCAGATGGGAATGAGGCTTGATGACGATTTAGCTGAAGAAGAAACCCTCCTTGCCATGGGACCTTCCATGCTGGATGACGACATGAGGGACGCAGCCGTCAAGCTGCTCAAGGCTCTGCGCTCAGACCGTGAAACCAGAATTCTGGTTCCAGGGCTTATTAAAGAAATATATTACAGGGCATTGTGCGGTAGTCAGGCGTCCATGCTCTACTCGCTGGTACGCGGAAGCAGCGTTTTCACACAGGTTGCTCAGGTGTTAAGCATCATGGAGGAAAACTTTTCAGACAAGATAGACGTTCAGCTGCTCGCAACAAAGGCAAATATGAGCATCTCGTCTTTTCACAAGGCATTCAAAGAGATCACGGCAGATTCACCACTGCAGTATCTGAAAAAAAT
The Desulfovibrio sp. DNA segment above includes these coding regions:
- a CDS encoding FAD/NAD(P)-binding oxidoreductase: MKKLLILGAGAGGTMIATKMRKLLSEREWEITLIDRDPVHHYQPGWLLVPFGVDTPQGCVRPKKDFISRGVNFVLDTITAVDPVQRKVECKNSTHTYDWIVVASGARIAPDEVPGLMDDWGGKIHNFYTHDGAAALYEKMKHFKKGRLVLHICETPIKCPVAPLEFVYMADWYLQKMGVRDNVEIELVTPLTGAFTKPVANNILGALCEKKGIKVTTNWSVDSVEADRAVISSVTGDEIPYDLLVTIPPNLGQQFLIDSEVSDVTGFIDTDKELLKSKKYENMYIIGDATNVPASKAGSVAHFEADVIAQNLMSDIEGTDNYYRFDGHTNCFIVTGFEKASLIDFSYAVEPLPGMFPLPGVGPFELLGESHINYWGKLMFKWVYYNLMLKGHELPFEPNMYLAGKDTSLLRSK
- a CDS encoding pyridoxamine 5'-phosphate oxidase family protein; this encodes MLSHEENIEILNNGTSGVLAVSGDGGYPYAVPLSYAYSDSKIYFHCAQSGHKMDAIAQNQKASFCVISQDNVIPQDFTTHFRSVIAFGKIRILENEVEKRTALEILAAKYSPDHEQGRLKEIDKFFSKVCVVELAIEHMTGKAAIELVRKEHDSTGTPD
- the sugE gene encoding quaternary ammonium compound efflux SMR transporter SugE; translated protein: MSWLILFFAGLLETVWAVGLKYTEGFSRFWPSLMTLAAMAASLWLLSIAMKTLPLGTAYAIWTGIGAVGTVVVGIVLFGESAAVMRLLSVALIVTGMAGLKLFS
- a CDS encoding Rrf2 family transcriptional regulator; this encodes MVYEPLFILNIFNSEDRRLQFSVGVEYALHSLFYLHGLPQGKVIGIRELSALHGISETYLSKVFTRLRKGGIVRSVPGVKGGYELARPASDISFWDIVEAVEGAAYIFQCAEIRQKNALFNNEYSLTPPKCPCLIKVVMSEAEDKMRNYLRGKSLHWLMDQVTKDFSGQKMQRISDWQNQSSS
- a CDS encoding pyridoxamine 5'-phosphate oxidase family protein, producing the protein MLSKEFHDVISEEGIVAIVSWGTDEPHVVNTWNSYLIIPDDKTILIPAAGMRKTQANTEVNNKVKLTVGSREAHGKKMGRGFLIEGTAEFLQSGSAYDQMKAKCPFTSRVLVVTVTSIKKTL
- a CDS encoding methyl-accepting chemotaxis protein, with the translated sequence MFKECSIKWKVLGVALLGPLVIAVIMAWERLDDIHSGAEDAILEKSRTIVLMAEATRNEMARKLELGIMKPFDQLPADKVLDAVPVVTAMRMAAQNSKEAGYEFRVPKVQPRNPVNTPTELELKVLKQLEDKGLSELVIREPDKIRFFRPIRLTKECLFCHGNPAGEKDAIGGTKEGWKEGEIHGAFEVISSLEKANKQTAMAKISVTAWTAGTLALLAAIAWMLLRSGIINPLDRIRKFAGAVAQGNLNARPDGEFHAELADVKDAIETMVGNLKVKMDEADARGKEAAEQAVRAENALVVANQQGERVSTLLTHMQTVARQAITIAQQVSQSAEALATQVGQVTSGARQQQTRSSETATAMEEMNATVLEVARSSASSAASVDQARTMAARGEQVVIEAVNAIRAVHTQTSELQGAISNLGSQAEGISRIMNVISDIADQTNLLALNAAIEAARAGDAGRGFAVVADEVRKLAEKTMQATNEVGSAIQSIQQGTQASLQGMEKAAQAVEQATSLAHQSGEALKQIVVLTEDNSDQVRSIATAAEQQSATSEEINRAVDDVSRIATETVNGMAQAGTAVTRLAELVHDLEGLIDKLEAAGKGHDK
- a CDS encoding periplasmic heavy metal sensor yields the protein MKSSKIILPILLAATMIGTAVYSTTAAAMDGKMGMGGCGMMGGSEMGPMMPHMGMGAIPPGMVKHVKGQLKPEQMAPFDAALKDYSKKLDPLQQALFVKHEELKALQHAANPDVKAVSKTATELAQLVSKIKSEREAFEDKITKDFGIKDLHGGMMGGMMGGGMMGGGMMGGMKHDAMGQTPPAADPAPTGHEGHKQ
- a CDS encoding multicopper oxidase family protein, with product MLAIGADLGLFALPQAATGNFGSARLPVPGRQGLFGLLTPEGKLTLTAAEVKGALPATGAPMLVYSARHKGEAYLNPVLVLRKGQPFEATLVNSLQEPTIIHWHGVDCPWKQAGHPSYAIGPNGSYEYSFPITNRAGTYWYHPHPHGLTAKQAYMGLASFFIVRDDEEEALAKELDLQLGETDIPMVIQDKRLTHQGLLDYSPSRDDLMMGYLGDTILVNGQSSPTLKTSTRLYRFRLLNGSTARIYNLSFVADGRQLPFLLIGNDGGFLPAPQQTDGLFLAPGERADVLLDMSSLAPGQEVFLQNMPFDSMHNEGDMMGMGGMMNMGHAVGGASMNHAQGGEGHVMSAGGHGGGHGTHGVLEEGVSYPIARLLVDRAVVYTRKPPTRLPDMPEPPSGGLERPISLAMRHMGGWTINDLTFDMDSAPIVVNRRGPEIWHISNAKASMPHPMHLHGYFYRVQQRSGSPEQVKKRAVDAQGRLATDLGYKDTVLVWPGETVSVSIDFSRPQYPGEQLFLFHCHNLEHEDQGMMLNVRVV
- a CDS encoding alpha/beta hydrolase — encoded protein: MIALLKKVVVMCAAGLACGFVSVAHAMDKPADADNFYKSTNVKMQKVGFKNQYDMTVAGNLFLPANVKKDEQLPAIVVGHPMGAVKEQSATLYATKMAELGFVTLAIDLSFWGESEGQPRNAVSPDIYAEDFSAAVDYLGTRPFVNREKIGVIGICGSGGFAISAAKIDPRLKAVATISMYDMGGANRNALRHSLTLEQRKQILEEAAAQRYQEFSGKPAKYTSGTVDELKADAHPIEREFYEFYRTPRGEYTPKGSSRLLTTHPTLTSNVKFMNFYPFNDMETISPRPLLFIAGEDAHSIEFSEEAYNLAAEPKELFIVPGAGHVDLYDRVSLIPFGKLNDFFAKALGK
- a CDS encoding AraC family transcriptional regulator → MSTMVELLSELATVDGGAVESKYAGVRFFKESRHVRCRPLLYNPGICIVASGYKVGHVGDVSFRYDANNYLVTSVVMPVECESFATESEPLLGLYIDIDIAQPNLMISQMGMRLDDDLAEEETLLAMGPSMLDDDMRDAAVKLLKALRSDRETRILVPGLIKEIYYRALCGSQASMLYSLVRGSSVFTQVAQVLSIMEENFSDKIDVQLLATKANMSISSFHKAFKEITADSPLQYLKKIRLTRAKDLIIQKRMTACLAATEVGYESPSQFSREFKRYFGQSPADLKRGIHTA